In Chloroflexota bacterium, one DNA window encodes the following:
- a CDS encoding cellulase family glycosylhydrolase, protein MSQKQRSFRTRLAIIGGLVTLLLAGQPATTKPTAAAAVCEVTYTISNQWDTGFTANVSVKNLGIGLNNWQVGWKFAGNQAITNLWNGVLTQTGAQVSVANPAWAASLPSNGTASFGFQASYSGSNAIPGAFTLNGVSCNGDQPSPTPTNTAIPSIPPATNTPNPPTNTPIATTTGTPRPTNTPTSVIPTVTNTPRPTNTPIPTTVNPTATSTPTGNNNNDDWLHTNGNQIVDSAGRPVWLTGVNWFGFNATERVFHGLWSANLTTMMQSISQRGLNIIRVPISTELILEWKAGVFKTPNVNTYANPELEGLTSLQIFDRFVMLSKQFGIKVMIDVHSAEADNSGHYAPLWYKGSFTSEQFYQAWEWITDRYKNDDTVIAMDIKNEPHGTAHDNQTSGQFAKWDNSTDINNWKYVCETASKRILAINPNVLVLCEGNEVYPKAGASYTSSNKNDYHFTWWGGNLRGVRDYPVNLGSNQDQLVYSPHDYGPLVFNQSWFYPGFTKETLYNDVWYPNWFFIHEENIAPLFIGEWGGFLDGGANEQWMKALRDLIKEHYLHHTFWVLNPNSGDTGGLLGYDWATWDEAKYALLKPALWADRNGKFVSLDHQIPLGGAATGTTITQYYQQGNPAPSNP, encoded by the coding sequence ATGTCGCAGAAACAACGTTCGTTTCGCACCCGCCTAGCCATAATCGGCGGGCTAGTTACCCTACTCTTGGCTGGTCAGCCTGCTACTACCAAGCCAACCGCTGCCGCCGCTGTTTGCGAGGTCACTTACACAATCTCGAATCAGTGGGATACTGGATTCACCGCTAATGTGAGTGTTAAGAATCTTGGAATCGGTCTCAATAATTGGCAGGTTGGCTGGAAATTTGCGGGCAATCAGGCAATTACCAATCTTTGGAATGGGGTGCTAACGCAAACTGGCGCTCAGGTCAGTGTGGCAAATCCGGCATGGGCCGCCAGTTTACCCAGCAATGGTACTGCGAGCTTTGGCTTCCAAGCTTCGTACAGTGGTAGTAATGCGATTCCAGGCGCGTTTACTCTAAATGGCGTTAGTTGTAACGGCGATCAGCCAAGCCCAACGCCTACCAACACTGCTATTCCTAGCATTCCACCTGCCACCAACACCCCTAATCCGCCAACCAATACGCCAATTGCTACCACAACCGGAACTCCCCGCCCAACTAATACGCCAACCAGCGTCATTCCAACAGTCACAAATACCCCCCGCCCAACCAATACGCCGATTCCAACCACGGTCAATCCAACGGCTACCAGTACCCCAACTGGCAATAACAATAATGACGATTGGCTGCACACCAACGGCAATCAAATTGTTGATAGCGCAGGTCGCCCAGTTTGGTTAACCGGAGTCAATTGGTTTGGATTTAATGCAACTGAACGAGTGTTTCATGGCTTGTGGTCGGCCAATTTGACCACCATGATGCAAAGCATTTCGCAACGCGGCTTGAACATTATTCGCGTACCAATCTCAACTGAATTGATTTTGGAGTGGAAAGCCGGGGTTTTCAAAACACCAAATGTCAACACTTACGCCAATCCTGAGTTGGAAGGCTTAACCTCGTTGCAAATCTTTGATCGCTTCGTGATGCTTTCAAAGCAATTTGGCATCAAGGTGATGATCGATGTGCACAGCGCCGAAGCCGATAATTCGGGCCATTATGCTCCACTCTGGTACAAAGGTTCATTTACCAGCGAGCAGTTTTATCAGGCTTGGGAGTGGATTACTGATCGTTACAAAAATGACGATACGGTAATCGCAATGGATATTAAGAACGAGCCACACGGCACAGCCCACGATAATCAAACCAGTGGTCAATTTGCCAAATGGGATAACTCGACCGATATCAACAATTGGAAATACGTTTGTGAAACTGCTAGCAAACGAATTTTGGCGATTAACCCTAATGTCTTGGTGTTGTGCGAAGGCAACGAGGTTTATCCAAAGGCAGGCGCAAGCTATACCTCAAGCAATAAAAACGATTATCACTTTACCTGGTGGGGTGGCAATTTACGTGGCGTGCGCGATTATCCAGTCAATCTTGGCAGCAACCAAGATCAATTGGTCTACTCGCCACACGATTACGGCCCGTTGGTCTTCAATCAATCGTGGTTCTACCCTGGTTTCACCAAAGAAACGCTTTACAACGATGTTTGGTATCCTAACTGGTTCTTTATCCATGAAGAAAATATTGCGCCATTGTTTATTGGCGAATGGGGTGGATTTTTGGATGGTGGTGCAAACGAGCAATGGATGAAGGCGCTGCGCGATTTGATCAAAGAGCACTATCTGCACCATACCTTCTGGGTACTCAACCCCAATTCGGGTGACACTGGCGGTTTGCTCGGCTACGATTGGGCCACCTGGGATGAGGCTAAATATGCCTTGCTCAAGCCAGCCTTGTGGGCCGATCGCAATGGTAAATTCGTCAGCCTTGATCATCAGATTCCGCTCGGTGGCGCAGCTACTGGCACAACCATCACCCAATATTATCAACAGGGCAACCCGGCTCCAAGCAATCCCTAA
- a CDS encoding sigma-70 family RNA polymerase sigma factor, protein MNQLDLTNLWQNLAQPIRRFLQSRLADQAAIEDLLQDIFLAAYLKSEQLQDSERSEAWLWQIARRKLIDHYRVRRETSTLDEMQVAENNQQPPILAGFDACVQQMLDRLPSQDRWVLQRTAFEGISQQALSSELGLSFSGTKSRVQRARQKLRILFDQCCAVERDPAGHVLGCHPHRQLIQFE, encoded by the coding sequence ATGAATCAGCTTGATCTGACCAACCTTTGGCAAAACCTAGCGCAACCAATTCGGCGATTTTTGCAGTCTCGTTTAGCCGATCAAGCGGCAATCGAAGATTTGTTGCAAGATATTTTTCTAGCGGCCTATCTCAAATCTGAGCAATTGCAGGATTCTGAGCGTAGCGAGGCTTGGCTTTGGCAAATTGCCCGACGCAAATTAATTGATCATTATCGTGTGCGGCGTGAAACTAGCACGCTTGATGAAATGCAGGTAGCCGAAAACAACCAGCAACCGCCAATCTTAGCAGGCTTTGATGCTTGTGTTCAGCAAATGTTGGATCGTTTGCCAAGCCAAGATCGTTGGGTTTTGCAGCGCACGGCCTTCGAGGGCATCAGCCAACAAGCCTTGAGTAGCGAGTTGGGCTTATCGTTTTCAGGTACAAAATCGCGGGTTCAGCGGGCGCGTCAAAAGTTGCGGATATTGTTCGATCAATGTTGTGCGGTGGAGCGTGATCCTGCTGGCCATGTTTTGGGTTGTCATCCCCATCGCCAATTAATTCAATTCGAATAA
- a CDS encoding NAD(P)-binding domain-containing protein: MDFAQLPVAVIGSGPVGLAAAAHLLARNETPIIFEAGLRVADSVQRWGHVRLFSAWEFNIDPVAEQLLIGAGWQTPNLAEFPTGAELVRNYLQPLAQLPQIQPHLQLNSKVVAITRLGLDKLKNAGRATTPFVLTIETAGATHQVSAKAVIDASGTYRSPNPLGAAGVPALGETAANNQIYYGIPDILGNDRARYANRSVAVVGSGHSAFNALLDLAELAEQAPETSVTWIMRRGQVDATLYGGGANDQLVQRGLLGGRVEQLVASGRFKLVTGFGIERITQLNGKLDLQAGERQLTGFNQLISTTGFRPDLSMLSEIRLDLDAAVESPRVLAPLIDPNEHSCGTVRPHGAEELQQPEPNFYIVGMKSYGRAPTFLMRTGYEQVRSVVAAIAGDWQAAREVQLVLPETGVCKTQFGGEACCGTTPTRSEILLQL; encoded by the coding sequence ATGGATTTTGCACAATTACCAGTGGCGGTGATCGGGTCGGGGCCAGTTGGTTTGGCGGCGGCAGCCCATTTGTTGGCCCGTAACGAAACGCCGATTATTTTTGAAGCAGGTCTACGGGTCGCCGATTCGGTGCAACGTTGGGGCCATGTGCGTTTATTCTCGGCTTGGGAATTTAATATCGATCCTGTGGCGGAGCAGCTTTTGATTGGTGCAGGTTGGCAAACTCCCAATTTAGCCGAATTTCCAACTGGCGCAGAATTGGTGCGCAATTATTTGCAGCCTTTAGCCCAATTGCCCCAAATTCAACCCCATTTACAGCTCAATAGCAAGGTTGTGGCAATTACCCGTTTGGGCTTGGATAAATTAAAGAATGCTGGACGCGCCACCACGCCATTTGTGTTGACGATTGAAACCGCTGGTGCAACCCACCAAGTATCTGCCAAAGCTGTGATCGATGCTTCGGGAACCTATCGCAGCCCCAATCCATTGGGTGCGGCGGGCGTGCCAGCTTTGGGCGAAACAGCGGCTAACAACCAAATTTACTATGGAATCCCCGACATTTTGGGCAACGATCGCGCTCGTTATGCCAATCGCTCGGTGGCGGTCGTTGGTAGCGGCCATTCAGCCTTCAATGCCTTGCTCGATCTAGCTGAATTGGCTGAGCAAGCACCTGAAACCAGCGTTACTTGGATTATGCGGCGTGGGCAGGTTGATGCAACCTTATATGGTGGCGGAGCTAACGATCAATTAGTCCAACGTGGCCTTTTAGGTGGTCGGGTTGAGCAATTAGTGGCAAGCGGGCGCTTTAAACTGGTTACAGGCTTTGGTATTGAGCGCATTACTCAACTGAATGGCAAACTTGATTTGCAGGCAGGCGAACGGCAATTAACTGGCTTTAATCAATTAATTTCAACCACCGGTTTTCGCCCAGATTTAAGCATGCTCAGTGAAATTCGTTTAGATCTTGATGCGGCGGTTGAAAGTCCACGCGTTTTGGCTCCCTTGATTGATCCAAATGAGCATAGTTGCGGCACGGTACGCCCGCATGGTGCAGAAGAATTGCAACAGCCCGAGCCAAATTTCTATATTGTGGGCATGAAAAGCTATGGCCGCGCCCCGACCTTCCTTATGCGCACAGGCTATGAGCAAGTGCGCTCGGTGGTAGCGGCGATTGCTGGCGATTGGCAAGCGGCGCGTGAGGTGCAATTGGTGCTACCAGAAACTGGCGTTTGCAAAACCCAATTCGGCGGTGAAGCCTGCTGTGGTACAACTCCAACCCGCAGCGAGATTCTTTTGCAGTTGTAG
- a CDS encoding M12 family metallo-peptidase, with protein sequence MQTKRSLIAIGLALAIALLSVFAASSLTPSSAASSSDGLWQDVAEQRIQQKGQREIVPLVYRTVSLDLAGLSKRLDQAPLESAVQVQQSAFLLSLPLPSGQFRQFRVVESPIMEPALAAKFPELRTYLAQGYDDPEMVARLDLTPSGFHGLILAPEGRYFIDPYSRNDTGNYIVYDSRNFVADPTKLASKGKTDYVGETPITNPFPERYSIGETLRTYRLAMAATGEYTSFHGGTVNGAMAAIVTSVNRVNTVYERDISVRMVLVANNNLIVYTNGGTDPYTNDDGFEMLGENQTNLTSVIGNANYDIGHVFSTGGGGVAALGSVCVSGSKGEGVTGSPAPVGDPFDIDYVAHEVGHQFAGNHTFNGTTNACGGDNREGPAAYEPGSGSTIMAYAGICGSENLQPNSDPYFHVKSLEEMSAFVTTGAGASCGTTAATGNTPPTANAGADYMIPANTPFELTGSGNDVNGDSLTYNWEQYDLGSASPPNTDNGNRPIFRSFDSTTSTSRSFPRLTNILNNSTTIGESMATTNRTMNFRLTVRDNRAGGGGYGLDTARVTTVNTAGPFQVTAPNTAVTWAGFSSQSVTWNVANTTAAPVNCSNVNILFSSNGGTVFSPVLSNTPNDGSESITVPNVATTTGRIKVQCAGNVFFDIGNANFTVTASNATVTPTSDATATPTLTPTATATATPSVTVTPSTSMVYLPVAMKQP encoded by the coding sequence ATGCAAACCAAACGTTCGTTGATCGCCATCGGGTTAGCACTTGCTATCGCCTTGTTGAGTGTGTTTGCGGCCAGTAGCCTCACACCATCCAGCGCGGCCTCGTCATCAGATGGGTTGTGGCAAGATGTTGCTGAACAACGAATTCAGCAAAAAGGTCAGCGCGAGATTGTGCCGTTGGTCTATCGCACGGTCAGCCTCGACCTCGCAGGTTTGAGCAAGCGGTTAGATCAAGCACCTTTGGAAAGCGCGGTGCAGGTGCAACAATCAGCATTTTTGCTGAGCTTACCGCTACCGAGTGGCCAATTTCGCCAATTTCGGGTGGTCGAGTCGCCAATCATGGAGCCTGCACTGGCGGCAAAGTTCCCTGAATTGCGCACCTACTTGGCTCAAGGCTACGACGACCCCGAAATGGTTGCGCGGCTTGATCTTACGCCAAGTGGCTTTCATGGCTTGATCTTGGCTCCAGAAGGCCGTTATTTTATCGACCCCTACAGCCGCAACGATACTGGCAATTATATTGTGTATGATAGCCGTAATTTTGTGGCCGACCCCACCAAACTCGCCAGCAAAGGCAAGACCGATTATGTTGGCGAAACTCCCATCACCAATCCATTCCCTGAGCGTTATAGCATTGGCGAAACCTTGCGCACCTATCGCCTGGCCATGGCTGCCACTGGCGAGTACACCAGTTTTCATGGTGGCACGGTCAATGGAGCAATGGCAGCCATCGTCACCAGCGTCAATCGCGTTAACACGGTTTACGAACGCGATATCTCGGTACGCATGGTTTTGGTTGCCAACAATAACTTAATTGTCTATACCAATGGCGGCACTGACCCTTACACCAACGACGATGGCTTTGAGATGTTGGGCGAAAATCAAACCAACCTCACCAGCGTAATTGGCAACGCCAATTATGATATTGGCCATGTCTTCAGCACTGGCGGCGGCGGGGTGGCGGCACTTGGCTCAGTCTGTGTCTCAGGCTCAAAAGGCGAAGGTGTCACTGGTTCACCAGCCCCCGTTGGCGATCCTTTTGACATTGATTATGTCGCCCACGAAGTTGGCCACCAATTTGCAGGTAACCACACCTTCAATGGTACAACTAATGCCTGTGGCGGTGACAATCGCGAAGGCCCAGCCGCCTACGAACCAGGCAGCGGATCGACAATTATGGCCTATGCTGGGATTTGTGGCTCGGAAAATCTGCAACCCAACAGCGATCCTTATTTCCATGTGAAAAGCTTGGAAGAAATGAGCGCCTTTGTTACAACAGGTGCTGGCGCAAGCTGTGGCACCACGGCGGCCACTGGCAATACACCACCAACCGCCAATGCTGGCGCAGATTACATGATTCCAGCCAATACGCCGTTTGAATTAACTGGCAGCGGCAACGATGTGAACGGCGATAGCCTGACCTACAATTGGGAACAATATGATTTAGGCTCAGCTTCGCCACCGAATACTGATAACGGCAATCGCCCAATTTTCCGTAGTTTCGATTCAACCACTTCGACCAGTCGTAGTTTCCCACGCTTGACCAATATTTTGAACAACTCGACGACGATTGGTGAATCGATGGCAACGACCAATCGCACCATGAATTTCCGCCTAACTGTGCGTGATAATCGGGCTGGTGGTGGTGGTTATGGCTTGGATACAGCACGAGTTACGACCGTCAATACTGCTGGCCCCTTCCAAGTAACCGCACCAAACACTGCCGTCACTTGGGCTGGCTTCAGCAGCCAAAGCGTTACTTGGAATGTGGCAAACACGACTGCTGCACCAGTCAATTGTAGCAATGTGAATATTTTGTTCTCAAGCAATGGTGGTACGGTCTTTAGCCCAGTGCTGAGCAACACGCCCAATGATGGCAGCGAAAGCATCACCGTACCAAACGTTGCTACCACAACTGGCCGGATCAAAGTGCAATGTGCTGGCAATGTCTTCTTTGATATTGGCAACGCCAACTTCACGGTAACCGCCAGCAATGCAACGGTTACGCCAACCAGCGATGCTACGGCAACCCCAACCCTTACGCCAACGGCAACCGCAACGGCTACTCCAAGCGTAACGGTTACCCCAAGTACATCAATGGTCTACTTGCCAGTAGCCATGAAACAACCCTAA
- a CDS encoding MFS transporter, giving the protein MRRSPFYGWWIVSTLGFTEMTSWGVIYYAFSVLLTPMQRELGWSQAHFTGGFSLAVFISGIVALPVGRWLDQYGARGLMTLGSCLATILVVAWANVQSLLAWYLIWAGLGLVMAAILYEPAFAVVAAWFQQKRQHALTILTVGGGLASVVYVPLITRLLGTLNWREVLLWLAAILAVLTIPLHGLVLRGKPADLGLLPDGGSLAVATVTPNPTIQPSMSLGTAVRAGAFWWLALAFGLTTMATFTLGVHLISAIQAQGYAPEIQALAVALLGGSQIPSRIVIGSVGRRWPQVQLAWMLCLLQSAAFAIFLFVPNVTGLLLFACLFGAGSGALTPTRAALVADVFGTAQYASISGALALLTTTARALAPVLASLLVGLWHSYQPLFGLLLLMCLISAAAIYLIRGASNG; this is encoded by the coding sequence ATGCGGCGAAGCCCGTTTTATGGCTGGTGGATTGTGAGCACGCTGGGATTTACCGAGATGACTTCATGGGGCGTGATTTACTACGCATTTAGCGTGCTCTTAACCCCGATGCAGCGTGAGTTGGGTTGGTCGCAAGCTCATTTTACTGGCGGATTTTCGCTAGCAGTGTTTATTTCAGGCATTGTGGCTTTGCCAGTTGGCCGTTGGCTCGATCAGTATGGTGCACGCGGTTTGATGACGCTTGGCTCATGTTTGGCGACGATTTTGGTGGTGGCATGGGCCAATGTTCAATCGCTCTTGGCTTGGTATCTGATTTGGGCTGGCTTAGGCTTGGTGATGGCGGCAATTTTGTATGAGCCAGCGTTTGCCGTGGTGGCAGCCTGGTTTCAGCAAAAACGCCAACATGCCCTGACAATTTTGACGGTTGGTGGGGGCTTGGCCAGCGTCGTGTATGTGCCCTTGATCACACGGTTGCTCGGCACGCTGAATTGGCGTGAAGTGTTGCTGTGGCTGGCAGCGATTTTGGCAGTGCTAACGATTCCGTTGCATGGCTTGGTGTTGCGTGGTAAGCCCGCCGATTTGGGCTTATTGCCTGATGGTGGATCGCTGGCAGTGGCAACCGTTACACCAAATCCCACGATTCAGCCTTCGATGTCGTTGGGTACAGCAGTTCGAGCGGGCGCATTTTGGTGGTTGGCGCTGGCTTTTGGCCTGACCACAATGGCAACATTCACCTTGGGCGTGCATTTGATTTCAGCGATTCAGGCCCAAGGCTATGCCCCAGAGATTCAAGCCTTGGCCGTGGCGTTGCTGGGTGGTTCGCAAATCCCCAGTCGAATTGTTATTGGCAGTGTTGGGCGACGTTGGCCCCAAGTTCAATTGGCATGGATGTTGTGTTTGCTGCAAAGTGCTGCGTTTGCCATCTTTCTGTTTGTGCCCAATGTGACAGGGCTGCTGCTGTTTGCTTGCTTGTTTGGGGCGGGATCAGGTGCATTGACCCCGACGCGAGCAGCATTGGTTGCCGATGTTTTTGGCACAGCCCAATATGCCAGCATTAGCGGGGCGTTGGCATTGTTGACCACAACAGCTCGGGCCTTGGCTCCGGTTTTGGCTAGCTTGTTGGTGGGATTGTGGCATAGCTATCAACCGCTGTTTGGCTTGTTGTTGCTGATGTGTTTGATCAGTGCAGCGGCAATTTATTTGATTCGAGGTGCAAGTAATGGCTAA
- a CDS encoding NAD(P)/FAD-dependent oxidoreductase → MANQTIVIGAGQAGLAAGYWLQQAKIPFQIIEAQASVGGSWPAYYDSLSLFSPARFSSLPGMAFPAPADSYPQRDAVVAYLQRYAEHFDLPIQTNTTISTIEAQNGGFRLVSTTGHVFHASQIIAASGAFARPFMPKLPNQAAFQGKILHSARYRDAADFVGKRVVVVGAGNSAIQIAIELAQVADVTLATRQPIRFQAQRIAGRDIHWWWWLTGFDRLALNTRVGRWIQQRTQGIVLDTGLYSRKINQNQPQRRAMFEYFSETGVVWADGQHEAVDIVLFATGYRPHLSYLQGLNALDQAGLPLHRAGVSTTVEGLYYVGLEQQTNFASATLRGVGPDAARVVRQVQARMQQPAGCCRWAVGR, encoded by the coding sequence ATGGCTAATCAAACGATTGTGATTGGGGCTGGTCAGGCTGGCTTAGCGGCTGGTTATTGGCTGCAACAAGCTAAAATTCCATTTCAAATTATCGAGGCCCAAGCCAGCGTTGGTGGCTCGTGGCCCGCCTATTACGATAGTTTGAGCTTGTTTTCGCCTGCGCGATTTTCAAGTTTGCCAGGCATGGCTTTCCCTGCGCCTGCCGATAGCTACCCGCAGCGCGATGCTGTTGTGGCCTATTTGCAGCGCTATGCTGAACATTTCGATTTGCCGATTCAGACGAATACGACAATTAGCACAATCGAAGCTCAGAATGGTGGCTTTCGCCTAGTGAGCACTACTGGACACGTATTTCATGCTAGCCAAATTATTGCCGCCAGTGGAGCGTTTGCGCGGCCATTTATGCCCAAATTGCCCAACCAAGCTGCATTTCAAGGCAAGATTTTACATAGTGCTCGCTATCGCGATGCAGCAGATTTCGTTGGCAAACGGGTTGTGGTGGTTGGTGCGGGCAATTCGGCGATTCAAATTGCGATCGAATTGGCTCAAGTTGCCGATGTGACCCTAGCTACGCGCCAGCCAATTCGCTTTCAAGCCCAACGGATTGCAGGCCGTGATATCCATTGGTGGTGGTGGCTGACAGGTTTTGATCGGCTGGCACTTAACACGCGAGTTGGCCGTTGGATTCAGCAACGAACCCAAGGAATTGTCCTCGATACTGGTCTGTACAGCAGAAAAATCAATCAAAACCAACCCCAACGCCGAGCCATGTTCGAATATTTTAGCGAAACGGGTGTAGTTTGGGCTGATGGACAGCACGAAGCAGTTGACATAGTATTGTTTGCGACAGGCTATCGGCCTCATTTGAGCTATTTGCAAGGCCTCAATGCGCTTGATCAGGCTGGTTTGCCCTTGCATCGGGCAGGTGTTAGTACCACGGTTGAGGGCTTGTATTACGTTGGCTTGGAGCAACAAACCAATTTTGCCTCGGCTACGTTGCGTGGAGTTGGGCCAGATGCGGCGCGGGTGGTACGCCAAGTTCAAGCTCGCATGCAGCAACCAGCAGGTTGTTGTCGCTGGGCGGTGGGGCGATGA